The nucleotide sequence GGTGTAGGGGTGGAGGAAATACGCCTTGTCGCGGCTCGCTGCGGAGTTGCCGATCCCGGTCATGTTGCCTTTCCTGTGCCGAAGTTCCCCGAAGGGTGTTTGATATGTTAAACGGCTTGACCGATCATATGCACAGTTGGGTCAACCGATAAACCACTCTCTTGGGGTTTTCCGGCGCCGGCGTCTTCTGGCGGTATTCCGGCAGCGCATGGCTCCGGCGGCCGTGTCCGGCCAGGGGAGGGTGGACCGGCGTCCGGTTGCGCGGCTATTCCGCTGGGATCGCGGCGCGTGCCGCCGCACACCGGACAGGAGGACCCCGCCCGTGATCACGCTCTACGGCATGCCCAGCACCGCCGCCATGATCCCGCACATCCTGCTGCGGGAGATCGGCGTGCCGTTCGACCTGACGCTGCTCGACCGCGAGGCGGGGGAGAACCGGCAGCCCGGCTATCTGGCGCTCAACCCGCAGGGCCGCGTGCCGACCCTGGTCGACGGCGATCTGGTGGTCACCGAGACGGCGGCGATCTGCCTGCATCTGGTGGACCGGCATCCCGAAGCCGGCCTCGCCCCCGCCGTGGGCAGCGCGGAGCGGGCGGTCTTCTACAAGTGGATCGCCTACCTGACCAACACGATCCAGGCGGACATGCTGGTCTACTTCTATCCCGGCCGCTACGTGCAGGGGGCCGAGGCGGAGGCGGCGCTGAAGGCCGTGGTGGAGGCCCGTCTGTTCGAGCAGTTCAGCCTGCTGGACAAGGAGATGGAGGGCCGGCGCTGGCTGCTGGGCGACCGCTACGGCGCGCTCGACCCCTACCTGTTCACGCTGGCGCGCTGGAGCCGCTTCATGACGCGCCCGGCGCGCAGCCTGCCGAACCTCGGCCCCTGGCTGGCGCGCGTGCTGGAGCGCCCGGCGGTGCAGGCGGCCTTCGCGGCGGAGGGGCTGTCGGCGCCCTATTTCTGAGCGGCGGTGCGGACGGGGGGCGGGGGCGGCCCCGGACCCCGGACGCGAAAAAGGCCAGTCCGCCATGCTGCGACCGGCCTTTTCACGCTGGTTCCGCTACCAGTGAAACTGGAGCGGGCGAAGGGATTCGAACCCTCGACCCCAACCTTGGCAAGGTTGTGCTCTACCCCTGAGCTACGCCCGCGTTCGTTCGGGAGCGGCTTTTTACGAGAACGGACCCCCCGGCGCAAGCGGAAAATTCGACCGGATGCAAAAAACCTTTCCCGGCCGAGCCGCCGCTTGCCGGCTCCCGTCCGGCGGCGCCTTCACCCCGGCGCCTTCACCACGGCGCCTGCCAGGGCAGCTCGCCGCCCAGCAGCTTCTCGGCGTCGGCCGGCGGCAGCGGGCGGGCGAAGTGGTAGCCCTGGCCATAGTCGCAGGCCAGCGCCCGCAGCAGGTTGGCGTCGGCGCTGGTCTCGATCCCCTCGGCGATCACGTCGAAGCCGAGAAGCCGGGCGAGGTCCATGATGATGCGGACGATGGCCCGGTTCTCCTCCGAATGGTGCATGGCCGAGACGAAGGAGCGGTCGACCTTCAGGCTGTCGATCGGCAGCTTGTGCAGGTAGGACAGCGACGAATAGCCGGTTCCGAAATCGTCGATCGACAGCTTGATGCCCAGCGTGCGCAGGTCCTGCAGCAGGCGGATCGACTGTTCCGCCTTGTCCATCACCGCACTCTCGGTCAGCTCCAGCTTCAGCCAGGCGGGCTCCACCTTCGTCTCGCGCAGCACCTCGCGCACCACCTCGACGAAGCCGGGGTCGGAGAGCTGGCGGGCGGACAGGTTGACGCTCATGAACAGCGGGGCGGAGCCCGGCGCGCGCTTGTCCTGCCAGTCGGCGATCTGGCGGCAGGCCTCGCGCAGCACCCAGCTTCCCAGCGCCACGACCAGACCGGTGCTCTCGGCGATCGGGATGAAGACGCCGGGCGGGATGTTGCCGCGCTCCGGATGGGTCCAGCGCACCAGCGCCTCGAACCCGGCGAGGCCGCCGGTGACCATCTCGACGATCGGCTGGTAGGCGACCCACAGCCCCTCGCCGCGCGACAGGGCGCCGCGCAGGTCGTGCTCCAGCCGGATCTGCTCCACCACATGGGCGTGCATCGCCGGATCGAACCAGGACTGGCGCCCGCCGCCCAGTTCGCGCGACCGGCCGGTGGCGATCTCCGCGTCGCGCAGCACGTCCTCCGGCCGCTCGTGGCTGGGCTCGGCCGTCGCGACGCCGATGCTGGCCGACATGAAGACCGCGGCGCCGGAGCTGGAGCGGGCGGAGCGCACCACCGCCGCCAGCTCCTCCAGCGCGCGCTCCACCGCCGGGCGGTCGCAGGGGCCGGCCACCAGCAGGGCGAAGGCGTGGTCGCTGACGCGGGCGATCAGGTCGAAGGCGCCGCCCTGTTCCCCCAGCCGGGAGGCGAGGTCGCCCAGCAGCTCGTTGGCGAAGGCCTGGCCCAGGCTGGTGCGGATGTCGGCGAAGCGGTCGATGTCGACGATCACCAGCGTGAAGGGTTCCTTCTCCGCGCAATAGTCAGCCATGTGCTTCAGCAGCATCAGCCGGTTCGCCAGCCCCGTCACCGGGTCGTAGTAGGCGAGGCGGAACAGGTCGTCCTGCGATTGCCGGCGGTCCGTCACGTCCTGCAGGATGACGAAATATCCGACGACCGCCCCGTCGGCGCCGCGGTAGGGGGCGTAGACGCGGTGGATGCAGCGCTGCTCGCCGTTCGGCTGCTGGACCCACCCCTCGGACTCGGCGATGTGGCCGGCCAGGGCGCGCTTCACATGGCCCGCCATGTTGCGCATCGCCTTGTCGCCCATCAGGTCGCCCAGCGTCCTGCCGACGAGCTGGTCCAGGCTGCGGTCCACCATCTCCAGATAGGGCCGGTTGCCGTAGATGTGCCTGCGGTCGCGGTCGAGGACGGCGACCCTGACCGGCACCGCATCGAGAATCTGGCGAAGCGTCTCAAGCGCGAGGCCGCCGGCGGCCCCGCTTCCGGATAAGGCTTCGACGAGAGCGGTGGCGTTGGGGTCCGGCTGCATGGCGAGGAGAGGGCGAGGTACCCATCAGGAAATCATCCACCAACACTTACGCGATGGGTCGCCCTTACGTCAAAACCAAAGCAACCCCACATGGCGGCTTTTCTGGTGTTCGGGCGAAAAGGGCAAAGAAAACCAACCCGCATACCCCAGTATTCACGCAAGTTCGGGTTGCGTTGTTGATCGGCCTGCATCCGGAGTTCGTTGCGGGACTGCCGGGGCGGCGCCACGAACCCCGGGGATACCGGGCAAAGGAATACAGTCCAAGGTTGCTTCATGCGTTGTCATTGATCTGGAACAGAGAGAGCGGTGCCGCGCCGGCATGCCTGCTTTGGAAACTGTCCCTGTCGCCACGCCGCGTAGCGGCCGGCTATAGTGTGGTCCATAGGGGGGCGGCCTGTCCGCAGCGACCGCCCCGTCCGTCAGGGAAAAGGCTGGGAGGAAGCCCATGGCACTCAAGGATTTGCTGGTGGTGGTGGACGATTCGGCGGCGTCGGCCGCCCGTCTCGACGTCGCGGCGCAGATCGCGGCGCGCAACGACGCCCACCTCACCGGTCTCTACGTGATCGTCGACCATGTCCTTCCCGGCTATATCGAGGCGGAGCTGCCGGACGAGGTGCGCGCCTCGCGCCGCCGCTTCCTGCAGGAGCAGGCCGACAAGGCCGCCGGGCGTTTCGCCGAGGCGATGCGCCGCCACGGCCTGACCGACCGGTCGGAATGGCGGGCGGTGTCCGGTGACCCGACCACGGTCGCCGCCGTCCACGGCCGCTATGCCGACCTGATCGTCGTCGGGCAGATCGACCCGGCCCGCGACCGCGACCTGCCGGTGCTGCTGCCGCAGGATCTGCTGTTCGAGGCCGGCCGGCCGCTGCTGGTGGTTCCCTATGCCGGCCGCTTCGCCAGCGTGGGCGAGCGCGTGCTGATCGGCTGGAACGGCAGCCGCGAGGCGGCGCGGGCCGTCGGCGACGCCATGCCGATGCTGAACCGGGCCAAGCGGGTGGTCGTGCTGGCCGCCAATCCCAAGCCGGGGATGAGCGGGCTGGGCGACGAGCCCTGCGCCGACATCGCCAAGCATCTGTCGCGCCACGGCTGCCCGGTGGAGGCGACGCATGTGATCACCGACGTGGTGGAGCCGGGCGACACCATGCTGAACACGGCGGCCGACGAGGGCTGCGACCTGCTGGTGATGGGCGCCTACGGCCGGTCCCGCCTGCGGGAGCTGGTGCTGGGCGGCATGACCCGCTACATCCTGCAGCACATGACCCTGCCGGTGCTGATGAGCCACTGAGCGCACCCTGGCGGCCGCGCCGCCGGCCGCCTCACTCCGCCGCGACACGCGCCGGCCCATCGGGCTGGCGCGTCGTCGTTTCGGCCTCGTCCCGCATCAGCATCCAGAGCAGCCAGCGCTCCGTCGCGATCAGGAGGCGGCGGGTCTCCAGGTCATGGCAACTGCGGCTGTGGGTCCGCAGGCGATGCACGGCACGGCCTATGGCCTCCGCGAAGGAGGTGCGACGGATCGGCATGATCGACCTCGAACATCCTGATGGAGCCGCAGTCCCGCAAAGTCGCCTCACCGCGGTATAACGAACAGCATATGCCTTTGGTTCCGGAAAAAAAACCGGAGATTATGACCTTGAGTCAGGCTGCGACCCTGTGTTGCCGGCAGGCCGCCTGCGGGCGCCGGGGATTCGTCTGCCTAAATCGATAGCAGTAGAGGGGGCTGACTGTTTTTGCGTCGCCGTGTGGCCGGGCCCATAAAAAAACCGCCGCTAAGTCGTTGACTTAGCGGCGAGTTGAACAGGGAGGCTTCACGTCTGGGAGACGCTGGGTCCGGAGACCCAACCCCAGGGGAGACCCTGGGACGAAACATCGGTTGCTGCGTCGCAGCATCCAACGACCAAAATTTGACCACTTGGGTGCCGAGTTTCCAGGCATAAAAGAAACAGTCTACCATGCGTCGCTTGCATGGCTTGATAAGTACAGGAAATAAAAAGGAAAACGACCGGCCCCGGGGTCCGGCGCCCTTTTGGCGCCAGTCCCGGCCGGTCGTTCACGTTCGTCTTGGGAACTATCCGTGGAAGAGACGAAAAGGCGGTCAGAACGGCGTCTCTGCGACCTTCTTGACCAGGAAGTCGCGGAAGACGGCGATGC is from Azospirillum thermophilum and encodes:
- a CDS encoding universal stress protein — encoded protein: MALKDLLVVVDDSAASAARLDVAAQIAARNDAHLTGLYVIVDHVLPGYIEAELPDEVRASRRRFLQEQADKAAGRFAEAMRRHGLTDRSEWRAVSGDPTTVAAVHGRYADLIVVGQIDPARDRDLPVLLPQDLLFEAGRPLLVVPYAGRFASVGERVLIGWNGSREAARAVGDAMPMLNRAKRVVVLAANPKPGMSGLGDEPCADIAKHLSRHGCPVEATHVITDVVEPGDTMLNTAADEGCDLLVMGAYGRSRLRELVLGGMTRYILQHMTLPVLMSH
- a CDS encoding putative bifunctional diguanylate cyclase/phosphodiesterase, which gives rise to MPVRVAVLDRDRRHIYGNRPYLEMVDRSLDQLVGRTLGDLMGDKAMRNMAGHVKRALAGHIAESEGWVQQPNGEQRCIHRVYAPYRGADGAVVGYFVILQDVTDRRQSQDDLFRLAYYDPVTGLANRLMLLKHMADYCAEKEPFTLVIVDIDRFADIRTSLGQAFANELLGDLASRLGEQGGAFDLIARVSDHAFALLVAGPCDRPAVERALEELAAVVRSARSSSGAAVFMSASIGVATAEPSHERPEDVLRDAEIATGRSRELGGGRQSWFDPAMHAHVVEQIRLEHDLRGALSRGEGLWVAYQPIVEMVTGGLAGFEALVRWTHPERGNIPPGVFIPIAESTGLVVALGSWVLREACRQIADWQDKRAPGSAPLFMSVNLSARQLSDPGFVEVVREVLRETKVEPAWLKLELTESAVMDKAEQSIRLLQDLRTLGIKLSIDDFGTGYSSLSYLHKLPIDSLKVDRSFVSAMHHSEENRAIVRIIMDLARLLGFDVIAEGIETSADANLLRALACDYGQGYHFARPLPPADAEKLLGGELPWQAPW
- a CDS encoding glutathione S-transferase family protein: MITLYGMPSTAAMIPHILLREIGVPFDLTLLDREAGENRQPGYLALNPQGRVPTLVDGDLVVTETAAICLHLVDRHPEAGLAPAVGSAERAVFYKWIAYLTNTIQADMLVYFYPGRYVQGAEAEAALKAVVEARLFEQFSLLDKEMEGRRWLLGDRYGALDPYLFTLARWSRFMTRPARSLPNLGPWLARVLERPAVQAAFAAEGLSAPYF